A stretch of Saccharothrix texasensis DNA encodes these proteins:
- a CDS encoding LysR family transcriptional regulator has translation MDVHVRELRYFVAVAEELSFTRAAKNRLFVSQPALSKQIRQLESMLKATLLERDRRTVTLTPAGRALLPRARQIVERWDAAARAVAEVVATHQMTLTVGFHTRIGRGLIPRVTARLDEVMPGWRLQFRQVSWGDPTVGLAGGDVDVAIAWLPVPDDGTLSWRVVSTEERWVALAVGHRLADAGTVPFDDLVDEPFIALPSAAGSRRDFWLAAEQRRTPPRVAAEADTAEETFEAVASGLGVVLLSAGNAEVYRRDDVVCLPVSGIPPSQLAVVWRTGDHRETVRVFVEACLRTLGTEVEG, from the coding sequence GTGGACGTTCACGTCAGGGAGTTGCGCTATTTCGTCGCGGTAGCCGAGGAGCTCAGCTTCACGAGGGCGGCGAAGAACCGGCTGTTCGTCTCCCAGCCCGCCCTGAGCAAACAGATCCGGCAGCTGGAGTCGATGCTCAAGGCGACGCTGCTGGAGCGCGACCGGCGCACGGTCACGCTGACCCCGGCCGGCCGGGCGCTGCTGCCGAGGGCGCGCCAGATCGTCGAGCGGTGGGACGCGGCGGCCCGGGCGGTCGCCGAGGTCGTGGCGACCCACCAGATGACGCTGACGGTGGGTTTCCACACCAGGATCGGCCGGGGGTTGATCCCCCGGGTGACCGCGCGGCTGGACGAGGTGATGCCGGGCTGGCGGCTGCAGTTCCGGCAGGTCTCGTGGGGCGACCCGACGGTCGGGCTGGCCGGCGGCGACGTGGACGTGGCCATCGCCTGGTTACCGGTGCCCGACGACGGCACGCTGTCCTGGCGGGTGGTGAGCACCGAGGAGCGGTGGGTGGCGCTGGCGGTCGGGCACCGGCTCGCGGACGCGGGCACGGTGCCGTTCGACGACCTGGTGGACGAGCCCTTCATCGCCCTGCCGTCGGCGGCGGGCTCCCGGCGGGACTTCTGGCTCGCCGCCGAGCAGCGCCGCACGCCGCCGCGCGTCGCGGCCGAGGCCGACACCGCCGAGGAGACCTTCGAGGCGGTGGCGTCCGGGCTGGGCGTGGTGCTGCTCTCGGCGGGCAACGCGGAGGTCTACCGCCGCGACGACGTGGTCTGCCTGCCCGTCTCGGGCATCCCGCCGAGTCAGCTGGCCGTGGTGTGGCGCACCGGCGACCACCGTGAGACCGTCCGCGTGTTCGTCGAGGCGTGCCTGCGCACGTTGGGCACCGAGGTCGAGGGGTGA
- a CDS encoding EthD family reductase, translated as MIHQLIFAAPKPGMTVEEFQRYWVEVHAVQYASKIPQIRKYMIDTTFDFDLGNGDPKWQGVAEIWLRPEEQIASLQTEEFLQGARLDEPNWAAFWQSLVLDTTAHELKSGPALYKGQNWVKLMILVKRKEGVSLEDFRAYSLHQHGELGLKLPGLRRYIQGHTVDGWYGIGEPTLDAAYQLWFDDVDQLRTALESPEYKQMTEDFDAFVNTRYVHRLVTREHWIIGPQAR; from the coding sequence ATGATCCACCAGCTCATCTTCGCCGCGCCCAAGCCGGGCATGACGGTCGAGGAGTTCCAGCGGTACTGGGTCGAGGTGCACGCGGTGCAGTACGCCTCGAAGATCCCCCAGATCCGCAAGTACATGATCGACACCACGTTCGACTTCGACCTGGGCAACGGCGACCCGAAGTGGCAGGGCGTCGCGGAGATCTGGCTGCGCCCCGAGGAGCAGATCGCCTCCCTGCAGACCGAGGAGTTCCTCCAGGGCGCCCGGCTGGACGAGCCGAACTGGGCCGCGTTCTGGCAGTCCCTGGTGCTGGACACGACCGCGCACGAGCTGAAGTCGGGCCCGGCGCTGTACAAGGGCCAGAACTGGGTCAAGCTGATGATCCTGGTCAAGCGCAAGGAAGGCGTGTCCCTGGAGGACTTCCGCGCCTACAGCCTGCACCAGCACGGTGAGCTCGGCCTGAAGCTGCCCGGTCTGCGCCGCTACATCCAGGGCCACACCGTCGACGGCTGGTACGGCATCGGCGAGCCCACCCTGGACGCCGCCTACCAGCTCTGGTTCGACGACGTCGACCAGCTGCGCACGGCGTTGGAGTCCCCGGAGTACAAGCAGATGACCGAGGACTTCGACGCGTTCGTGAACACGCGGTACGTGCACCGCCTGGTCACCCGCGAGCACTGGATCATCGGCCCGCAGGCCCGCTGA
- a CDS encoding IS701 family transposase translates to MWQAVQLGVEPSDVSDLSDFCNELFASLGRSDQRRWAEVYVRGLLTVPGRKSIRRISEQVVGRDADQSLQQFVNQSPWDWNQVRRSLAEQVAQAMRPRAWVVREVVFPKNGGSSVGVARQYAPVAGRMLNCQRAIGVFLAGDHGSTPVNWRLVLPKAWDDDAERRVRSRLPEQERSKPTWQYLLDLFDETIGDWGMPAAPVVVDLSSDPGAFPLLGGLEERRLPYLAQVSAAMPALPVNIVGSAGGGRTIGELVAAAAKRGRTKLSWRDEKTGELVGSDFVVTAMPGHTGPVAGPHGRGLPRVRHVLAEWPVGHARPRSVWLTNLGATGVREMVGLLRARAQVEVDVNRLTEEVGLRHFEGRSFQGWHHHVTLVSAAHGFHVMRELERQGFTEERLRPYA, encoded by the coding sequence ATGTGGCAAGCAGTTCAACTGGGGGTTGAACCATCGGACGTGTCCGATCTGTCCGATTTTTGCAATGAGCTGTTCGCTTCTCTTGGTCGTTCCGACCAACGGCGCTGGGCGGAGGTCTACGTGCGGGGTCTGCTGACCGTGCCGGGCCGCAAGTCCATCCGCCGGATTTCCGAGCAGGTCGTCGGTCGTGACGCCGACCAGTCGCTCCAGCAGTTCGTCAACCAGAGCCCGTGGGACTGGAACCAGGTGCGGCGCAGCCTGGCCGAGCAGGTCGCCCAGGCGATGCGCCCGCGGGCCTGGGTGGTGCGGGAGGTGGTGTTCCCGAAGAACGGCGGCAGCTCGGTGGGCGTCGCCCGGCAGTACGCGCCCGTCGCGGGGCGGATGCTCAACTGCCAGCGGGCCATCGGCGTGTTCCTGGCCGGTGACCACGGCAGCACGCCGGTCAACTGGCGGCTCGTCCTGCCGAAGGCGTGGGACGACGACGCCGAGCGCCGGGTGCGCAGTCGGCTGCCCGAGCAGGAGAGGTCGAAGCCGACCTGGCAGTACCTGCTCGACCTGTTCGACGAGACGATCGGCGACTGGGGGATGCCGGCGGCGCCGGTGGTGGTCGACCTGAGCAGCGATCCCGGCGCGTTCCCGCTGCTGGGCGGCCTGGAGGAACGGCGGCTGCCGTACCTCGCCCAGGTGTCGGCGGCGATGCCGGCGCTGCCGGTCAACATCGTCGGCTCCGCCGGCGGCGGGCGCACGATCGGCGAGCTGGTGGCCGCCGCCGCCAAGCGCGGGCGGACGAAGCTGTCCTGGCGCGACGAGAAGACCGGCGAGCTGGTCGGCTCGGACTTCGTCGTCACCGCCATGCCCGGGCACACGGGTCCGGTGGCCGGGCCGCACGGGCGCGGCCTGCCGAGGGTCCGGCACGTGCTGGCCGAGTGGCCGGTCGGGCACGCCAGGCCGCGATCGGTGTGGCTGACGAACCTGGGCGCGACCGGTGTCCGGGAGATGGTCGGGCTGCTGCGCGCCCGCGCGCAGGTCGAGGTGGACGTGAACCGGCTCACCGAGGAAGTCGGTCTGCGCCACTTCGAAGGACGTTCGTTCCAGGGTTGGCACCACCACGTGACCCTGGTGTCGGCCGCGCACGGTTTCCACGTGATGCGCGAGCTGGAGCGGCAGGGCTTCACCGAAGAGCGCCTGCGTCCTTACGCCTGA
- the mdlC gene encoding benzoylformate decarboxylase has protein sequence MSADGTNSRTVREETLEVFRQLGMTTIFSNPSHTEMKLFEEWPDDFRFIMGLQEATVVGMADGHAQATGEPSLVIINGGPGVGNAMGSIYTAASAHTPMVIIGGLQARKLQLGAPFLDAPEATSLPRPFIKWAGEAARPQDVPALIEKAYHIAKQAPAGPVFVGVPEDDWIRPAQSTPHKVRSVRSAVVPDPEVLATVADALNSAERPAIVAGPGVEIGGARRDLIKLAERLNARVYGSPVWPRGSFPENHPLFGGVLAPMPELINQRLGEHDVVVILGSPAFTLFTTADLFSNAPAPLDGTDSPALPEGTAFYHVTDDPEAAAWSAAGHAFVAPPARFARDLVPLLPQRQRVPLPALREPVPVPQPSEPLTQAYLFHLLSQELPADAQLFEELPIARADFHEQIPLGADNGYFATASGALGFPFAAAVGYAIARPDQRTVVVVGEGSAQYTLHALWTAAKHNLPITFVIPDNAGYLSLKYYLDDTSQKAWQIGWDLSGVDMAQLARGFGCRAERIESPEHLRASLKDALSADGPVLLDVVVDDPGLFRL, from the coding sequence GTGAGCGCGGATGGAACCAATTCCCGAACTGTCCGGGAAGAAACGCTGGAAGTGTTCCGGCAGCTCGGCATGACGACCATCTTCAGCAATCCCAGCCATACCGAGATGAAGCTGTTCGAGGAATGGCCCGACGACTTCCGCTTCATCATGGGCCTGCAGGAGGCCACCGTCGTCGGCATGGCGGACGGCCACGCCCAGGCCACCGGCGAGCCCTCACTGGTGATCATCAACGGCGGCCCCGGCGTGGGCAACGCGATGGGCTCCATCTACACCGCCGCCAGCGCGCACACGCCGATGGTGATCATCGGCGGGCTCCAGGCCCGCAAGCTCCAGCTGGGCGCGCCGTTCCTCGACGCGCCCGAGGCGACCTCGCTGCCCCGCCCCTTCATCAAGTGGGCGGGCGAGGCGGCCCGTCCGCAGGACGTGCCCGCGCTGATCGAGAAGGCCTACCACATCGCCAAGCAGGCGCCGGCCGGTCCGGTGTTCGTCGGCGTGCCGGAGGACGACTGGATCCGCCCCGCGCAGTCCACGCCGCACAAGGTGCGCTCGGTGCGGTCCGCCGTGGTGCCGGACCCGGAGGTGCTCGCCACCGTCGCCGACGCGCTGAACTCGGCCGAGCGCCCCGCGATCGTCGCGGGACCGGGTGTCGAGATCGGCGGCGCGCGCCGCGACCTGATCAAGCTCGCCGAGCGGCTCAACGCCCGGGTCTACGGCAGCCCGGTGTGGCCGCGGGGCAGCTTCCCGGAGAACCACCCGCTGTTCGGCGGTGTGCTCGCGCCGATGCCCGAGCTGATCAACCAGCGCCTCGGCGAGCACGACGTGGTGGTGATCCTGGGCAGTCCCGCCTTCACCCTGTTCACCACGGCGGACCTGTTCAGCAACGCGCCCGCGCCGCTGGACGGCACGGACTCGCCCGCCTTGCCCGAGGGCACGGCGTTCTACCACGTGACCGACGACCCCGAGGCGGCCGCGTGGTCGGCGGCGGGCCACGCGTTCGTCGCGCCGCCCGCGCGGTTCGCCCGCGACCTGGTGCCGCTGCTCCCGCAGCGCCAGCGCGTGCCGCTGCCCGCCCTGCGCGAGCCGGTGCCGGTGCCGCAGCCGTCCGAGCCGCTGACCCAGGCGTACCTGTTCCACCTGCTGTCGCAGGAGCTGCCCGCCGACGCCCAGCTGTTCGAGGAGCTGCCCATCGCCCGGGCGGACTTCCACGAGCAGATCCCGCTCGGCGCCGACAACGGCTACTTCGCGACCGCCAGCGGCGCCCTCGGCTTCCCGTTCGCGGCGGCCGTCGGCTACGCGATCGCGCGGCCCGACCAGCGCACGGTGGTCGTGGTCGGCGAGGGCTCGGCGCAGTACACGCTGCACGCGCTCTGGACCGCCGCCAAGCACAACCTGCCGATCACGTTCGTCATCCCGGACAACGCGGGCTACCTGTCGCTGAAGTACTACCTGGACGACACCAGCCAGAAGGCGTGGCAGATCGGCTGGGACCTCAGCGGCGTCGACATGGCCCAGCTCGCCCGCGGCTTCGGCTGCCGCGCCGAGCGCATCGAGTCACCGGAACACCTGCGCGCGTCGCTCAAGGACGCGCTCAGCGCCGACGGCCCCGTCCTGCTGGACGTCGTCGTCGACGACCCGGGCCTGTTCCGGCTCTGA
- a CDS encoding cupin domain-containing protein, translating into MEVIKRGTLPTIQMDGEVAAYIFDGRSHGNLESSAFIVDVPVGRGPGLHTHPYDEIFVVVEGTVRLEADGETVEATPEEICVVRAGVPHAFTNVGPGRARMVNVHAAADVSTEFVQDGRPGDPTYRYNVR; encoded by the coding sequence ATGGAGGTCATCAAGAGGGGCACGCTGCCCACCATCCAGATGGACGGTGAGGTCGCGGCCTACATCTTCGACGGGCGCTCGCACGGCAACCTGGAGTCGTCCGCGTTCATCGTGGACGTCCCGGTCGGCCGCGGTCCCGGCCTGCACACCCACCCGTACGACGAGATCTTCGTCGTGGTCGAGGGCACCGTGCGGTTGGAGGCCGACGGCGAGACCGTCGAGGCGACGCCCGAGGAGATCTGCGTGGTGCGCGCGGGCGTTCCGCACGCGTTCACCAACGTCGGTCCGGGACGCGCGCGAATGGTCAACGTGCACGCCGCCGCGGACGTCTCCACCGAATTCGTGCAGGACGGCAGGCCCGGCGACCCGACTTACCGCTACAACGTGCGCTGA
- a CDS encoding helix-turn-helix transcriptional regulator — protein MKADGTRRGELAGFLRSRRERLRPAMVGFPTGPRRRSRGLRREEVAVLAGVSPTWYTYLEQGREIRPSPDVLDRLAQALCLTEDERRYVHTLALGHVVDPRPLDDDVSADEVVRQVVARHEDSPYPVYASDWRSDVSAWNPAAAEWYDDWGALPREERNLLRWTLTSPRAKARLVDWESEARYQVARMRAESARRLDDQEFRRRVAELERLGGSFAQWWRERDVREARPRVRGFRHPRLGERSLLLVPTRMAESSVTLVFHTPVPGA, from the coding sequence ATGAAAGCCGATGGCACCAGGAGGGGCGAGCTGGCGGGTTTCCTGCGCAGCCGCCGGGAGCGGCTGCGGCCCGCGATGGTGGGATTTCCCACCGGTCCGCGCCGCCGATCCCGGGGATTGCGGCGCGAGGAGGTCGCGGTGCTCGCCGGGGTGAGCCCGACCTGGTACACCTACCTGGAACAGGGGCGCGAGATCCGCCCGTCGCCGGACGTGCTCGACCGGCTCGCCCAGGCGTTGTGCCTGACCGAGGACGAGCGCCGGTACGTGCACACCCTGGCCCTGGGCCACGTCGTCGACCCGCGGCCGCTGGACGACGACGTGTCGGCGGACGAGGTGGTCCGACAGGTCGTCGCGCGGCACGAGGACAGCCCCTACCCGGTGTACGCGTCGGACTGGCGGTCCGACGTGTCGGCGTGGAACCCGGCCGCGGCCGAGTGGTACGACGACTGGGGCGCGCTGCCCCGGGAAGAGCGGAACCTGCTGCGCTGGACGCTGACCTCGCCGCGGGCCAAGGCCCGCCTGGTGGACTGGGAGAGCGAGGCGAGGTACCAGGTGGCCCGGATGCGGGCCGAGAGCGCCCGCCGGCTCGACGACCAGGAGTTCCGCCGTCGGGTGGCGGAGCTGGAGCGCCTCGGCGGGAGCTTCGCGCAGTGGTGGCGCGAGCGGGACGTCCGGGAGGCGCGGCCGCGGGTGCGCGGCTTCCGGCACCCCAGACTGGGCGAGCGGTCGCTGTTGCTGGTGCCGACGCGGATGGCCGAGTCCTCCGTGACGCTCGTGTTCCACACGCCGGTGCCCGGTGCGTGA
- a CDS encoding ankyrin repeat domain-containing protein translates to MSSERTREVVEKYFADLERGDLGSALSALAHDIDFELPVDRWNEVIPYLGRHLGIDAVKAAFAVRGDTTEILDYAVRDLRAEGDTAYAVIYTRAAHTRTRQEFEIEDVHKLVVDERGRIVTWKVYFDPNSEVAAFNADREERLVRACWAGDRETVAELLRFGADVNHRDPESGLTPLLIAAGRADADLTRQLIAAGADVNAVDSGGGATALHKACQGGDLAVVRALVEAGAFVDAVTPNTGHTPLMDAVWFKNPEIAKYLLDRGAGLNLGTHYGFSLQQHFEYELNVNTMGKDKILLAHQYIQERQAADERRAADQLLMAAVTQGDVDGVRKLLGDGAEVDERFPIVNGFNDAHTPLLVASRDGHTEIARLLLEAGADVNASEPTFGAVPLHKSVYNGHVDLTRLIANWPGVDLDFQGATNGYTPLHDALWHGYEECSRIVIDAGARLDLVGHDGKTPLALAVEEFGADHPLTELIRAKVG, encoded by the coding sequence ATGAGCAGTGAGCGGACCCGCGAGGTGGTGGAGAAGTACTTCGCCGACCTGGAGCGGGGCGATCTGGGGTCGGCGCTGTCGGCCCTGGCGCACGACATCGACTTCGAACTGCCGGTGGACCGGTGGAACGAGGTCATCCCCTACCTCGGCCGGCACCTGGGCATCGACGCGGTCAAAGCGGCGTTCGCGGTGCGCGGCGACACGACGGAGATCCTGGACTACGCGGTGCGCGACCTGCGGGCCGAGGGCGACACCGCCTACGCGGTGATCTACACCCGGGCCGCGCACACCCGCACCCGCCAGGAGTTCGAGATCGAGGACGTGCACAAGCTCGTCGTCGACGAGCGGGGCCGGATCGTGACCTGGAAGGTCTACTTCGACCCCAACAGCGAGGTGGCCGCCTTCAACGCCGACCGCGAGGAGCGGCTGGTGCGGGCGTGCTGGGCCGGCGACCGGGAGACGGTGGCGGAGCTGCTGCGCTTCGGCGCCGACGTCAACCACCGCGACCCCGAGAGCGGCCTGACTCCGCTGCTGATCGCGGCCGGGCGGGCGGACGCCGACCTGACCCGCCAGCTCATCGCGGCGGGCGCCGACGTGAACGCGGTGGACAGCGGCGGCGGCGCGACCGCGCTGCACAAGGCCTGCCAGGGCGGTGACCTGGCCGTGGTGCGGGCGCTGGTCGAGGCGGGCGCGTTCGTCGACGCCGTCACGCCGAACACCGGCCACACGCCGTTGATGGACGCGGTGTGGTTCAAGAACCCGGAGATCGCCAAGTACCTGCTCGACCGCGGCGCCGGGCTGAACCTGGGCACCCACTACGGCTTCTCGTTGCAGCAGCACTTCGAGTACGAGCTCAACGTCAACACGATGGGCAAGGACAAGATCCTGCTGGCGCACCAGTACATCCAGGAGCGCCAGGCGGCCGACGAGCGCCGTGCGGCCGACCAGCTGCTGATGGCCGCGGTGACCCAGGGCGACGTCGACGGCGTGCGCAAGCTGCTGGGCGACGGCGCCGAGGTCGACGAGCGGTTCCCGATCGTCAACGGCTTCAACGACGCGCACACGCCGCTGCTGGTGGCCTCGCGCGACGGGCACACCGAGATCGCCCGGCTGCTGCTGGAGGCGGGCGCGGACGTCAACGCCAGCGAGCCCACGTTCGGCGCGGTGCCGCTGCACAAGTCCGTCTACAACGGACACGTCGACCTGACCCGGCTGATCGCCAACTGGCCCGGCGTCGACCTCGACTTCCAGGGCGCCACCAACGGCTACACGCCGCTGCACGACGCCCTGTGGCACGGGTACGAGGAGTGCTCCCGCATCGTCATCGACGCCGGGGCGCGCCTGGACCTGGTCGGCCACGACGGCAAGACCCCGCTGGCGCTGGCGGTCGAGGAGTTCGGCGCCGACCACCCCCTGACCGAGCTGATCCGAGCGAAGGTCGGCTGA
- a CDS encoding TetR/AcrR family transcriptional regulator, whose amino-acid sequence MRRKSAETREHVLDVAHELFYWNGIRAIGVDRVAAESGIGPTTLYRLFASKDDLVAAYTERAGDRYRQWFSEATADDGRHPRDRILAGFDALAEQVRPENCRGCPFLMVLSEFPDLNLPASRAAVATKAWMRSRFGALVDDLAAVERVANPVALADQLALVMEGVYASVQALGDQGPAKQARALVALLLPGGGRGDEVGAGRRSAQAL is encoded by the coding sequence ATGCGTCGCAAGTCGGCGGAAACCCGGGAGCACGTGCTCGATGTCGCGCACGAGCTGTTCTACTGGAACGGCATCCGCGCGATCGGCGTGGACCGGGTGGCCGCCGAGTCCGGCATCGGCCCGACCACCCTGTACCGGCTCTTCGCCTCCAAGGACGACCTGGTCGCCGCGTACACCGAGCGGGCGGGCGACCGTTACCGGCAGTGGTTCAGCGAAGCCACGGCCGATGACGGTCGCCACCCGCGCGACCGCATCCTGGCCGGCTTCGACGCGCTGGCCGAGCAGGTCAGGCCGGAGAACTGCCGCGGCTGCCCGTTCCTGATGGTGCTGTCCGAGTTCCCGGACCTCAACCTGCCCGCCTCGCGCGCCGCGGTGGCCACCAAGGCGTGGATGCGGTCGCGCTTCGGCGCGCTCGTGGACGACCTGGCCGCCGTCGAGCGGGTGGCGAACCCGGTCGCGCTCGCCGACCAGTTGGCGCTGGTCATGGAGGGCGTCTACGCCTCGGTGCAGGCGCTGGGCGACCAGGGGCCGGCCAAGCAGGCCCGGGCGCTGGTGGCGCTGCTGCTGCCCGGCGGGGGTCGTGGGGACGAGGTAGGTGCCGGCCGCCGTTCCGCGCAAGCGCTGTGA
- a CDS encoding nuclear transport factor 2 family protein, producing the protein MARSQPPEAQRRNAETVRDFLRLLEEKDIDAWIELWAEGADHFYPFGTRMFPAHFIGKTAVYDRWKATPDLFESWTFPLVETWADGDTVLARFDGDCLFANGRRYRNHYLSIFKFTDAGLIYEYHEYFDPIIAAEEFGLARITYL; encoded by the coding sequence ATGGCCCGGTCCCAACCGCCGGAAGCCCAGCGACGCAACGCCGAGACGGTCCGCGACTTCCTCCGCCTGCTGGAGGAGAAGGACATCGACGCGTGGATCGAGCTGTGGGCCGAGGGCGCAGACCACTTCTACCCCTTCGGAACCCGGATGTTCCCCGCCCACTTCATCGGCAAGACCGCGGTGTACGACCGCTGGAAGGCGACCCCGGACCTGTTCGAGAGCTGGACGTTCCCGCTGGTCGAGACCTGGGCGGACGGCGACACGGTGCTCGCCCGGTTCGACGGCGACTGCCTGTTCGCCAACGGCAGGCGCTACCGCAACCACTACTTGTCGATCTTCAAGTTCACCGACGCGGGGCTGATCTACGAGTACCACGAGTACTTCGACCCGATCATCGCGGCCGAGGAGTTCGGCCTCGCCCGGATCACCTACCTCTGA
- a CDS encoding muconolactone Delta-isomerase family protein, translating to MLFYVQMKWNHEGRITLDELWEIEQEEAEHAQETLDSGFAVGLWKVAAQKRVIGIIDAPNAEELDRTALGRLPMREYLEFEEVWPLRDYLGFAEDVIKRYKV from the coding sequence ATGCTGTTCTACGTCCAGATGAAGTGGAACCACGAGGGTCGCATCACGCTCGACGAGCTGTGGGAGATCGAGCAGGAGGAGGCGGAGCACGCCCAGGAGACCCTGGACTCCGGGTTCGCCGTCGGCTTGTGGAAGGTGGCCGCGCAGAAGCGGGTCATCGGCATCATCGACGCGCCCAACGCCGAGGAGCTGGACCGCACCGCGCTCGGCCGGCTGCCCATGCGGGAGTACCTGGAGTTCGAAGAGGTGTGGCCGCTGCGCGACTACCTCGGGTTCGCCGAAGACGTCATCAAGCGCTACAAGGTCTGA